The proteins below are encoded in one region of Williamsoniiplasma luminosum:
- a CDS encoding rhodanese-like domain-containing protein, protein MKDYVTAREFYEKLEQGWKVIDVRSPQELKYLQKFPNSINIPYPEVVDRMTHYFPDKNVKLITLCNAGNRSGMTARAFRRRGYLNVYVLNGGIEGLDL, encoded by the coding sequence ATGAAAGATTATGTTACTGCTAGAGAATTCTATGAAAAATTAGAACAAGGGTGAAAAGTTATTGACGTGAGAAGCCCACAAGAGTTAAAATACTTGCAAAAATTTCCCAACTCAATTAATATCCCTTATCCTGAAGTTGTTGACCGGATGACACACTATTTTCCGGATAAAAATGTCAAATTAATTACATTATGTAATGCTGGGAACCGTTCGGGAATGACTGCCAGAGCTTTTCGTCGACGTGGTTATTTAAATGTTTATGTTTTAAATGGTGGAATTGAAGGTTTAGACCTATAA
- a CDS encoding ABC transporter permease, whose translation MFKIELIRIIKTPINWIFSVILPIALMILFGLLLQKDFLNYGIMALVLLVSLTSTIIPISIYICSDKIEKRIKHYLIIKGAITKYTSALYFVNLIMFEFVAVILFLIALLGFKIQVDYKTILMLISFSFISYTLAFIIAIILGPLINSINAIIPYSMFIFYVLIFISGITVPLQTMMDQYFYIEVLTPFGCLYMFYSYVIAAISLSSTQLIITFISIVIWIIFLLYLFYVSLKMYRK comes from the coding sequence ATGTTTAAAATAGAATTAATAAGAATTATTAAAACACCAATTAATTGAATTTTTAGCGTTATTTTGCCCATAGCATTAATGATCTTGTTTGGTTTATTATTACAAAAAGATTTTTTAAATTATGGAATTATGGCTTTGGTCTTATTGGTCTCATTAACTAGTACAATTATTCCAATTAGCATTTATATTTGTTCAGATAAGATTGAAAAAAGAATTAAGCATTACTTAATTATTAAAGGGGCAATTACTAAATACACAAGCGCTTTATATTTTGTAAACTTAATTATGTTTGAATTTGTTGCTGTGATTTTGTTTTTAATAGCATTATTGGGTTTTAAAATTCAGGTTGATTACAAAACAATATTAATGCTAATTAGCTTTTCTTTTATTTCTTACACATTAGCTTTTATTATAGCAATAATATTGGGCCCATTAATTAATTCGATTAATGCAATAATTCCGTATTCAATGTTTATATTTTATGTATTGATATTCATTTCTGGAATTACAGTGCCACTTCAAACAATGATGGATCAATATTTCTATATTGAAGTTCTAACTCCATTTGGGTGTTTATATATGTTTTATAGCTATGTAATTGCAGCAATTAGTTTATCTTCTACACAATTAATAATCACTTTTATAAGTATAGTCATTTGAATTATATTCTTGCTTTATTTATTTTATGTTTCTTTAAAAATGTATCGAAAATAG
- a CDS encoding ATP-binding cassette domain-containing protein: MINLTNVQYSYKKRKVLDVKELIINDGEKIAIMGLNGSGKTTLVELILNLRSKYEGIFKCDTDYIYNAVFQESSFHADISIKDIFYLYCKLYKIERNHDEYFKNFQLLEVENNQFKKISGGQQQKFKFLIALINDPNFLVLDEISTSLDYEWRVKIIDIIYEYVFQNKNITLLLVSHNPEEIAKICERILILKKDKLFKTLNYLVTMKIK; this comes from the coding sequence ATGATCAATTTAACAAATGTTCAATATAGTTATAAAAAAAGGAAAGTCTTAGATGTAAAAGAATTAATTATCAATGATGGTGAAAAAATTGCAATTATGGGATTAAATGGTTCTGGGAAAACTACTTTAGTGGAGTTAATCTTAAATTTAAGATCAAAATATGAAGGTATTTTTAAATGTGATACTGATTACATATATAATGCCGTTTTTCAGGAATCGAGTTTTCATGCAGACATTAGTATAAAAGATATATTTTATTTGTATTGTAAATTATATAAAATTGAAAGAAACCATGATGAATATTTTAAAAACTTTCAATTATTAGAAGTGGAAAATAACCAATTTAAAAAAATATCTGGCGGTCAACAACAAAAATTTAAATTTTTAATTGCATTAATTAATGATCCAAATTTTTTAGTTTTAGATGAAATTTCAACATCATTAGACTATGAATGAAGAGTCAAAATTATTGACATAATTTATGAATATGTTTTTCAAAATAAAAACATCACCTTATTATTGGTTTCTCATAATCCTGAAGAAATTGCTAAAATTTGTGAACGCATTCTCATTTTAAAAAAGGACAAATTATTCAAGACATTAAATTACTTGGTAACTATGAAGATAAAATAA